TACTCACTGCAAAAATAAAGCCTTGGATGAAAGCGCCCGCCCGATTTGGCAAGCCCTGACTTGAAGCCGGAGAGAAGCTGCTCCGTCATGGGGCTCTTGACAGCTCCGCTGATCAGCGCGATTCGCTTATGCCCATGCTTGGCCAGATATTCAGCGCCGCGCCGCCCGATCGCCGCGTCATCCACGCCGACATAGTTGATCTGATTGTCGCCCGCATAGCAATTCGCCATCACAAACGGAATATGCGCCTTGTTCAAGTCATCAATACTGTTCTTCATGTCTTGTAGAGAACACAAGCGCGTGTTCAGTACGACAACGCCGTCGACAAAGCGACTTTGCGTCAACTCGCCTTTAGTGATCCGTCCGCTCTTCGCGCTGTGCGAATAGATCATCAGATGATAGCCGCGTTCCATCAGGCAGCTCTGGATTCCCGCAAGCACGCCGGCGATGAAGTTGTTGAAGAAGATCGGGTCGTGCGAGGGAACGACAAGACCCAAAATACGTGTAGATCCCCGACTAAGCGCACGTGCAAGCCCGCTGGGTGCATAACCCAGCCTTGCAGCTATTTCAAGGATTTGCTTTCTGCGCTCGGCACCCACTCGAGGCGTCTTCGGATCGTTCATCACGAGCGAGACTGCAGCTATCGATACATTGGCCGCCTTCGCAACATCGTAGATAGTTGCCATCCCACCCCTGAAGAATGCGAAGAAATCATATGCCCCGGAAAACTCCTCCTGATTGTAGAAGACGGTCTTACCGTTGTAAATCTGGGCTTTATCAGGTGCAAATTGATCTCTTCGCAACGATCGTATGCGTGCTGCAGAACCATCAACGATCAAACCCATTCCGATTATGTGCTCTTCACCCGCCTGAACCGTAGCGCGCTGTATGTCTGGGCCATTAAGGGTATTGTTGGCCTCTTCGCCGGGTTTATTTTCGACTTTGTTGGGACGATGGCTTTAGGGTTCGCGCCGTCCAAATAGTGCTGCTTATCATGTTCCTCGCACTCCCCCTCATTGCGATGAGCTGGATCATTAATTCGCTCGGGTGTACGAAAACCTGCCTATTCTTCCTGGAATGACACCCATCTTCCCGCATGTCATCTCAATGTTTCATTTAATTTGATAGTTCGTTGTAGTCGACGCCGTGCGTGAGGGCCAGCTCGATGCCAATATCGCGCCGACAGAGTACTTCCAGATGAACCAGATCGGCGAGCACTCCTTCACGCTCGCCGTGCGCACCTCGCAACAGGAGAGC
This is a stretch of genomic DNA from Edaphobacter acidisoli. It encodes these proteins:
- a CDS encoding LacI family DNA-binding transcriptional regulator — encoded protein: MGLIVDGSAARIRSLRRDQFAPDKAQIYNGKTVFYNQEEFSGAYDFFAFFRGGMATIYDVAKAANVSIAAVSLVMNDPKTPRVGAERRKQILEIAARLGYAPSGLARALSRGSTRILGLVVPSHDPIFFNNFIAGVLAGIQSCLMERGYHLMIYSHSAKSGRITKGELTQSRFVDGVVVLNTRLCSLQDMKNSIDDLNKAHIPFVMANCYAGDNQINYVGVDDAAIGRRGAEYLAKHGHKRIALISGAVKSPMTEQLLSGFKSGLAKSGGRFHPRLYFCSEYNATLLHDKLVPWFKLKNPPTAIFCADDQLVPDIYRTLDELQLRIPKDISILSRGDLSIGAALKPQLTTFAIQPFEIGKKAAELLIEAVEAQTTKTRRIYLDAPLIVRESA